The window CTGCTCACAAAGATGTCTGAGCCATCTCTCCTCACCCCAAACAGCATCTCCATTCTGAAGCTTTCAATGCCATTGGTCACCTTGAACTGGCAGGATCGTCTGGAGGGCAGCAGCGTCAAGTGCCAGTTGTGTgagtgaggcagagctggccagaCTGCTCTCACCAGCTGGCAGAACCAGCGGGCAGTTTTGTGCACATCCAGGTAGGAGCCGATGCACAGGGTGTCCAGGAGGCTGGGCTCCTGactgctcctcagctcctcctcggggtggtgcaggaagcacagcaggttctcgccctgctgctctcctgtgcaggtgcaCTCCAGCTGCACGCGGACACGGAAGTTCCTCAcgtgcctgtgccctgcagagtcCAGCTCCAGGTGGAAGCTGTGGCCTGGCGGAGGAGTCATGGGGATGAGCACCTGATACACAACGTCCTGCTCACGGGGACTCCAGCCTTCAAAGGCACTGCCCACCCCGatggctggctgcaggactgGGTAGAAACTGTTTGATAAGACCTCTCCAAAGTAAGCTATATAGTTCTCCATGAGGCCAGTTGTCCACTCACAGCCTTTCTGCAGGTCCTGTACAGGCCACTCTATGCGCTCCATTAGAATTCTTCCAGCGTCATCATTTACATAGCTTTCTTCTTCTTGCTCTTCATTTGCCACATCGttgttgttttctgcatttgcagctCCGTGGACGCCTCCATTTTCAACATCATCTTCCTCATTTGCCTGCACATTTCTGCCTCCCTCTTCAGCTGCAccattgttttcctcttctaactcctctctcctcaggcTCCTTTTCCACCCGATAAACCAGAGCACCAAGACCAGCAGCACgagcacagcaacagccaagggCTGCAAGAGCTGCACCTGCTTCAGGGTGAGCTGCTCCACCTCCCGCTCTAGCCGAATCCTCTCCCATTCCAGCTGCTTTGCACGCACTTCCATGCGCAGTCGTGTCTCCTCATCCCAGACATCACCCACGGGCTGCGGGTACTGGATGAGGCTCTTCAAGAGCACGAGAAGGAGTATTATGGAATTCATggtctgcaggaggagggagagaaggccttgagtggggctgtgagggtgggacaTGACAATgagtgcagcagggaagggaattgcAGGGATATGGgggcaggaaggacagggccccagacagctggcaggcagcaaggccagtcccactgccccaccagcagcagcagcagcaccgtgGGCTGCCCAAGGCTGTCCCAtgaggggctgtccctgcatgcAGGGGGAGAACCCAGCCCCGGGTGAGGCGTTTATGccccagcccttgtccccagcccaggctccccagcacGTGCGCACTCACCGCTTGCCCGAGCAATGCCAGGCCAGCGTTACCTGCTGGGGCCTTTTAGAGCTGCCCCCATTGTGACACGtcccctgtgatgtcacaggtgTCACAGCACATCACAACCCAGTCAATCCCACCCTTTGTCCCCACCCTGGCTCAGCCACTCCCAGTGGCCCTGGTGTAATGCTTAAGGCTGCCTTTGTGTGAATCTTCTTCCAAGAACTGCCATTGTTCtttattttggatttcttttcatctgcaTTCACCTGCATTGGCAATCTCCTAGACATCCATGTTGGAAGGCAGCCTTGAGGATCATTGAGTCTAAGCTTTGATTCCTTACTGGTTGAGGTGCACTTCAATCTCTGTGTCAGCGAGGTTGAAAAAATCCCTGAAGATCACACAGTCCAACTGCACACTTAACACTGCCTGCTGCACCCATCAGCCAggtccccaaatgccacatgcACATGACTTTGAAACCTTTCTGAGGGTGGTGACTCAGCCATTTCcctaggcagcctgttcctCAGCTTGATATCCTTTTCTTTGCAGTAATATTTCCTAGAGATCCCATCAAAAGCTACCGTGCACAACCTAAActcattttcctcttgcaatcttttttgttctctgggCTAATATAATGATCCCCACCTAGCTACAACCTCCCTTTGGGGACCATCTGCACCGTGtcaggcagctgggctgtgaagCCAGCTCttggcagaggagagaaaggtgCTGCTCTTGCAGTGGACTTCCCATGATCCAGAGGGACAAAAGGGGTTGTCAGTGGGCAGAAGAGTTTCAGGTTTCCCAGAAGCGTTTCCATGTGAGGAGAAGCTTGGTGCCAAATCCATCAGCCAAGGGAATCCATCCCCTTCctagcagaaggaaaaatcagaattttccttCTAGAGTATGGAAAGGTTTGGAGTGAAATTCCGTACTGGGATGTTCCCAGATGTCTGTGTGAATGTTGCTGACCTGCACAGCCAGACTGTGAAGAAGGGATCTCAAGTGAAATGCAGCTTAGACTACAGCTTCCTGCCATGGTATTTGTGGAGCCTTGAAGGAGAAGGCTGCGTGGGTTGTGGTGACTTTCACCAGCTCTCCTGCTAACAGCACTGGGCACCCCAAGGCTGTTTGGTGTCAGCACAGGCAAGAGCAGGAAGCAACCCTGCCCTGGCTTTGTGGAGCCCTGAGATGAGCAAAGACGAGAAACGTGCAGAGAAGAGACCatcagcaccaggcagcagcttctATCAGCCCTCAATCACGGAAAATTCAAACAttattgtttgggtttgggctttgtgtggtgttttgtttggagtattttagcagcaggaaaagctgtgacATTTTCAATGCTGGAGACCTGGATTTGAATGGTCCCTTGCCAGTGTTGTGTAGATGGATCTCAAAATTGTGCCTTTGcccctctctttcctctgttaTGATGTGTCACTTCAAGGGGTAGATGGCTACGtgtgtttctcttttcccaccttgtgctgaggagctgggagagctgctgaccTTTCTCTCTCAGCCCAGCTTGACCCTGAAAGGGTTCTGCAGTGGGGTGAGGTGGCCTGTGGCcagtggctcagctgccagcactggtgcCAGCCAACGTGTCAGGTTCATGGGTATGGCTTGAGTCAGGTCACAGTTGCCAGCATCTGGGCTGTGTCCCGCCCCACATTCGTCCTGCCACCAAGTTGGAGGGCACCAACCTGACTCTGACAAATCCACCTCgaaaccatgtccctaaatgccacatccacGTTATCCTTTAGTGCCTCAAGCAGTAACAATTCCACCAATTTCATGGGCAGCTTGTGCCAGcgcttgacaaccctttcagaggagaaattttTCCCTCCTACCCAATCTAAGCCTCCCTGGCAGAAGtggaggccatttcctcttatcctttgccttgtttcctgggagcagagcctgacctgCACCAGCCCAACCCTCATGCCATAATTACATATTTCATATctttgatattatttttattggtaaattgttttgttttattgtcctTTTCTATTCTATATGATAATTGATAAACCTTATACTATATAACTTGTATACactctatctatctatctatctatctatctatctatctatctatctatctatctctcatctatctatctatctatctatctatctatctatctatctatctatctgtctatctcgatggaaaaaaatctggattctTATATATACAAAAATTGAGGTCAGCTCTAACTCCAACAGTTGGTCCAATGCTGACCCAAAGGTGTCCCTTCTGCAGACAAGAAGAGACTCCATCCATTGAATGGCTGTGGGCGAGCAATGctgatttttcctcttgctccttTTTGCCCTGTGTCTTCTTCGGTCTTTCTCTGTGCCACATTCCTCCTTCCTTCATGCTCTAATTTTCAGCCCTTCTCAAAGGCCAGGAACAACTGCATGTTCCAGGTGGGCTTTGGTGACTTTGCTGCTGCATGTTCGGCGTGCGGTCTCTTCATGAGCTTTTTTTGGAATGGGAGAGTTCATACTTAAGCGGGGCTTAATGCGGATCCGGGTGCCTTTCTTTGGAAAACGATACAAGGAGGGAGAATAAATCCTCCTGTGGCCTTCCAcgtgctgaggcagcaggagaggctgtgggaccTTTGCCAGAGCCGTTGCAGGCATCCTCTTCTCCTTCAAGCACCAGACTTGGACTGTGAGGTGCTTCTCCGCTGCCAGGTGTGAGCagcccaagcacagctctgctctcataGCCATGACTCCGTGCCTGCATTCCTTCA is drawn from Prinia subflava isolate CZ2003 ecotype Zambia chromosome 5, Cam_Psub_1.2, whole genome shotgun sequence and contains these coding sequences:
- the LOC134551502 gene encoding inositol 1,4,5-trisphosphate receptor-interacting protein-like 1 is translated as MEVRAKQLEWERIRLEREVEQLTLKQVQLLQPLAVAVLVLLVLVLWFIGWKRSLRREELEEENNGAAEEGGRNVQANEEDDVENGGVHGAANAENNNDVANEEQEEESYVNDDAGRILMERIEWPVQDLQKGCEWTTGLMENYIAYFGEVLSNSFYPVLQPAIGVGSAFEGWSPREQDVVYQVLIPMTPPPGHSFHLELDSAGHRHVRNFRVRVQLECTCTGEQQGENLLCFLHHPEEELRSSQEPSLLDTLCIGSYLDVHKTARWFCQLVRAVWPALPHSHNWHLTLLPSRRSCQFKVTNGIESFRMEMLFGVRRDGSDIFVSSQTAEAYTPSTTWPETYAVAEAKFFNHIASQAPPDSLHLKCLQFFVHLQLGIGFSTYTMKTIVMHMLNGLPVSSWRRGDFLLQLMDIVEILCLCVQAKRLNHFIVGNRRLPEEIRLPRDVQTGQTYNLFHQLAQQSAAHRQAMSEYQVLRTRFERILLGED